A stretch of Coccidioides posadasii str. Silveira chromosome 2, complete sequence DNA encodes these proteins:
- a CDS encoding putative PKS/NRPS-like protein biosynthetic cluster (antiSMASH:Cluster_2.8~SMCOG1021:malonyl CoA-acyl carrier protein transacylase~EggNog:ENOG410PJ7C~COG:I) yields the protein MSHDQDIRWTFKSLGEEKDLLISYFTSLRGSAQSADLIPTFSSHDDICLSLNQTLALLDFISTNPPDDTILQLLHRAFKCELLCGGDIHSLALKLEPSSSRKLIEAYFRTIGRFREMSTSALFERANIDDISLLAVFGGQGIHNLDCLTELRNIYHTYKPLIGDFIQRAALNLQNIALRCSDSADGPFYAKLDIHDWLFGPSEKCPGREHIATAPISFPINGLTSFAHYAIACHVLNLHPGEMRVRFSGAAGHSQGVIVAAAIAGSDSWSRFHDLVDRSLELLFWIGLKSHQSFNHSVLQPAVVSSDGNQNAVAHSMLSIRGMRKVKLQELLQQSNSCLGESEAAYLSLQNSDDAFVVAGPTKTLRGICQLLEKRKVAPNESQAKIPFPDRAPNIDYQLLPISAPFHSPHLQNVTQEVLQQVGAELLAELDLRIPVYHTRTGADLRDITGTDLTAELVRMITCEQVFWREACLKDDITHIIDFGPGRSSCLLLNQIQGSGTRIILVSEPTDSTSLYGGKHEFFSSEKPFFAPKWSHIHRAKLIRDEGNLKIRTPMTEIFGTPPVMVGGMTPTTVAWDFVSHVMNAGYHIELAAGGYAKPEDLEFAIRRLATSIPPHRGITLNVIYANPKAILWQIPLIRQLISDGLPVEGLTIGAGIPSLEVASEYIHTLGLKHISFKPGSVDAIDQVIKIAEANESFPIALQWTGGRGGGHHSYEDVHAPILKTYARIRKRKNIILIIGSGFGDAQGMLPYLTGSWSETFDYPPMPFDGVLLGSRMMVSKEAHTSPRVKDLIVQTKGTSDADWFATYSGSAGGVITVKSEMGEPIHKLATRAVLLWNDLDRTVFRIKEPAKRLEALLARRESIISRLNTDYCRPWFAIDSSGNAVELEDLTYAGCLLRVVNLMYLPQQRRWVHPSYLRFFLDFLRRVEERLCHSTSSVVAKESSNPFKLVDSLHRDCPKLSTELIYPEDVSYFLALCRRRGQKPVNFIPRLDENFEVYFKKDSLWQMENLEAVIDQDPQRVCIIHGPVAAKYSTSTEESAGQILDGICNDLLSSLASGQHENRENLTALSKTPTEQPLAGIFPCASFTSDQMHNVYTFTSSVTDIEKNRILEHALGGVNQWLQACFSEQYIRRANIQDHNPLPIAFRPVTGDALIVRYHGSTRQVRSVTLSRNSPWQNTPYPALSLSSSDGKQVRVTIQTPPDLSRRVSHLRYELHLTEAGGRFVINDKTGQRLERIRKFYASRWMLEYGACANTDITLPFFQEEMTLSQKMVDSFAAVVAGAQGNYSPPLSTQRLAPLDLGIVCAWSVLMKPLLATGVGGDLFRLLHRSNTFEMFPDAKPLEIGDVVQANSRVTAIRAQPKGKLVEVSATITRRQEPVMTVTSAFFIQGESQPSGPMFQRLQEPEMIVRVTTQKLEALLHSRKWIKFDDGPKTKLHHKCLAFRTESYSIYAQSSASYGLEVIGTISCMVDGKQLSRVGEINYSHPHCHGNPVTEFLNRYGEPLKQRQHLERPGWDKSASWVMEIPAFASRDYATVSTDNNPIHVCSIFAGLARLSEPIVHGMYTSAFVRRELENRLAESDRSRFRRWYTSFESPVHEGDALRVEVEHTSMVQGRMVFNVHVFNNASNEIVMKAEAEVEQPPTAYLFCGQGSQEKGMGMTLYDNDEAAREIWDRGDRYLLDRYGFSVIDVIRQNPSKLTVHFRTAKGRRVRENYLAITRRVVENGREVQVPIMAGLTPESESYTFHNPTGLLFSTQFAQPAISLMNLAEMARLESRGLVQSDATFAGHSLGEYSALAACAGVLSVEDLIALTFYRGVVMQNMMDGDTTGQTDFSMVAVNPSRVKKDFTQESLIILTKQISSNMGLLLEVVNYNVYQQQYVCAGHLQALWLLGKVCDHLANDTRAGTDTPEALLEIVQRHEPAARSQKAPVQLDRGKATVPLLGINVPFHSSYLQGGIDTYREYLKDKIKEEKIDPLRLVGKFVPNVMGKPFSVQKPYVEDVARVTGSRVLQQMLESWA from the exons ATGTCTCATGATCAGGATATTCGATGGACTTTCAAGTCCCTAGGAGAAGAGAAGGATTTATTGATATCGTACTTTACTTCTTTGAGGGGATCTGCACAGAGCGCCGATTTGATACCCACGTTTTCATCTCACGACGATATTTGCTTATCTTTAAATCAAACTCTGGCGTTGCTCGACTTCATTTCGACGAACCCACCGGACGATACGATTCTACAGCTACTCCACCGAGCCTTTAAGTGTGAGCTTCTCTGCGGCGGTGATATTCATTCTCTGGCGTTAAAACTGGAACCATCCTCCAGCAGAAAGCTCATCGAGGCATATTTTCGCACCATCGGCCGTTTCAGGGAGATGTCGACATCGGCGCTTTTTGAAAGGGCCAACATCGACGATATATCGTTGTTGGCGGTCTTTGGAGGCCAAGGAATTCACAATCTTGACTGTTTGACTGAGTTACGGAACATCTACCACACATATAAGCCTCTAATCGGAGACTTCATCCAGCGGGCCGCATTAAACTTGCAAAATATTGCCCTCAGATGCTCCGACTCTGCAGACGGCCCTTTTTATGCAAAGCTTGATATCCATGACTGGCTCTTTGGTCCTTCCGAGAAATGCCCGGGGCGCGAGCATATTGCAACTGCACCCATCAGCTTTCCCATCAACGGGCTCACCAGCTTTGCACACTACGCAATTGCCTGTCATGTGCTCAACCTTCACCCGGGAGAAATGAGAGTCCGATTTTCGGGCGCAGCGGGGCACTCACAGGGTGTAATAGTTGCCGCTGCAATAGCTGGTTCGGACTCTTGGTCTAGGTTCCATGATCTGGTGGATAGGTCGCTGGAGCTGCTATTTTGGATCGGGCTTAAAAGCCACCAGTCCTTTAATCACTCTGTGCTCCAACCTGCAGTTGTTTCAAGCGATGGTAACCAGAATGCTGTTGCACACTCAATGCTTAGTATACGTGGAATGCGGAAAgtgaagttgcaagagctcCTACAGCAGAGTAATTCTTGCTTGGGAGAATCGGAAGCCGCATACTTGAGTCTTCAAAATTCTGACGATGCTTTCGTGGTTGCGGGCCCCACGAAAACATTACGAGGAATATGTCAACTACTGGAAAAACGCAAGGTCGCGCCCAACGAGTCCCAGGCGAAAATCCCGTTCCCTGATCGCGCTCCCAACATCGATTACCAGCTCTTGCCTATTTCAGCTCCGTTTCACTCCCCTCACCTGCAGAATGTAACTCAGGAAGTTCTCCAGCAGGTCGGAGCAGAACTTTTGGCGGAACTTGACCTCCGCATACCGGTATATCACACCCGGACAGGAGCTGATCTCAGGGACATCACCGGGACGGATCTCACAGCAGAACTTGTACGAATGATCACATGCGAACAGGTTTTCTGGCGTGAGGCATGTCTTAAGGACGATATTACACACATTATAGACTTTGGACCTGGTCGAAGCAGCTGTCTACTCCTCAACCAGATTCAGGGCTCTGGGACACGTATCATTCTTGTATCGGAACCGACAGATTCCACGAGCTTGTATGGCGGCAAACATGAATTCTTCTCCAGTGAAAAGCCCTTTTTCGCTCCTAAGTGGTCGCATATACATCGCGCCAAGCTGATTCGGGATGAGGGGAATTTAAAGATAAGAACGCCGATGACGGAAATATTTGGAACTCCACCCGTTATGGTAGGTGGAATGACACCAACAACCGTTGCGTGGGACTTTGTGTCTCATGTGATGAATGCTGGTTACCACATCGAACTGGCCGCCGGCGGCTATGCGAAACCCGAAGACCTCGAATTCGCTATCAGGAGACTCGCGACATCTATACCGCCACATCGAGGAATTACCCTTAACGTCATCTATGCCAACCCCAAGGCAATATTGTGGCAAATTCCGCTGATCCGCCAATTGATCTCTGACGGCCTCCCAGTTGAGGGCTTGACGATTGGGGCCGGTATCCCTTCATTGGAAGTCGCATCCGAATATATCCATACATTGGGCTTGAAGCATATTTCATTCAAGCCCGGATCGGTGGATGCGATTGATCAAGTGATCAAGATTGCAGAGGCAAATGAGTCATTTCCAATAGCCCTGCAATGGACTGGAGGGCGGGGCGGTGGCCACCACTCCTATGAGGATGTGCATGCTCCTATCTTGAAAACATATGCACGAATCcggaaaagaaagaacattATTCTCATTATAGGTAGCGGATTTGGGGATGCGCAAGGAATGCTACCTTACCTTACTGGCTCCTGGAGCGAAACCTTTGATTACCCCCCCATGCCATTTGACGGTGTGCTGCTTGGTAGCCGTATGATGGTCTCCAAAGAGGCTCACACTTCCCCGCGAGTTAAAGATTTAATTGTCCAGACTAAGGGCACCAGCGACGCCGACTGGTTCGCCACCTACTCTGGTTCAGCAGGAGGAGTGATCACAGTTAAATCGGAAATGGGAGAGCCCATCCATAAACTGGCCACACGAGCGGTCCTTTTATGGAATGATCTGGACCGAACCGTCTTTCGCATCAAGGAACCCGCGAAGCGACTTGAGGCCCTTCTCGCCCGGCGAGAGTCCATAATTTCTCGCTTGAACACAGATTACTGCCGACCATGGTTTGCAATAGACTCGAGCGGCAATGCAGTGGAGCTTGAGGATCTAACCTATGCGGGTTGTTTGCTTAGGGTAGTGAATTTGATGTATTTGCCACAACAACGGCGTTGGGTGCATCCATCGTACTTGAGGTTCTTCCTTGACTTTTTACGCCGTGTTGAAGAACGATTATGCCACTCTACTTCATCTGTCGTTGCAAAGGAGTCGTCGAATCCTTTCAAGCTCGTGGATAGCCTCCACAGAGATTGTCCGAAGCTTAGCACTGAGCTCATTTATCCAGAAGATGTATCGTACTTTCTGGCACTCTGTCGTCGTCGAGGCCAAAAGCCCGTCAATTTCATTCCAAGACTTGACGAAAATTTTGAAGTTTACTTCAAAAAGGATAGCTTGTGGCAAATGGAGAACTTGGAAGCAGTGATAGACCAAGACCCTCAGCGGGTATGCATAATTCATGGCCCAGTGGCTGCAAAATACTCGACCTCGACTGAGGAATCTGCGGGACAAATTCTGGATGGAATCTGCAATGATTTATTATCTTCCCTTGCTTCGGGTCAACATGAGAACCGGGAAAATCTTACCGCCTTGTCGAAGACCCCAACAGAACAGCCTCTTGCGGGTATATTTCCCTGCGCCAGTTTCACCTCAGACCAGATGCACAATGTGTATACTTTTACATCTTCAGTGACCGACATTGAAAAGAACCGGATCCTCGAACACGCTTTGGGAGGAGTAAATCAGTGGCTACAGGCCTGCTTTTCTGAGCAATATATTCGCCGCGCGAACATTCAGGACCACAACCCTCTCCCAATCGCATTTCGTCCTGTCACAGGTGATGCTCTGATAGTCCGATATCACGGATCCACTAGACAAGTGAGAAGTGTCACATTATCTAGGAACTCTCCGTGGCAAAACACCCCATATCCAGCGTTGTCTCTCTCTTCATCCGATGGGAAGCAGGTTCGCGTTACAATTCAAACACCCCCTGACTTGTCTCGACGAGTCAGCCATCTGCGTTATGAGCTTCATCTTACCGAAGCAGGAGGTCGGTTCGTGATCAATGATAAGACGGGACAGAGATTGGAGCGAATCCGGAAATTTTATGCGTCCCGATGGATGCTTGAATACGGGGCATGTGCAAATACGGACATCACCTTGCCCTTTTTCCAGGAGGAAATGACGCTGTCCCAGAAGATGGTGGACAGCTTTGCGGCCGTCGTTGCAGGGGCCCAAGGAAATTATAGTCCTCCTTTATCGACTCAACGTCTCGCACCGCTTGATTTGGGAATAGTCTGTGCATGGTCTGTGCTAATGAAGCCATTACTAGCCACAGGAGTTGGTGGTGACCTTTTCCGGCTCTTGCACCGATCCAACACCTTCGAGATGTTTCCCGATGCGAAGCCCCTAGAGATTGGGGACGTTGTCCAGGCGAATTCACGAGTTACTGCGATACGTGCCCAACCTAAAGGAAAGCTAGTAGAAGTCAGCGCAACCATTACAAGGCGACAAGAGCCTGTCATGACCGTAACTTCAGCTTTCTTTATCCAGGGGGAAAGCCAGCCCAGTGGCCCTATGTTCCAGCGGCTCCAGGAGCCCGAAATGATTGTACGGGTTACGACTCAGAAACTTGAGGCGTTGTTACACAGTAGAAAGTGGATCAAATTCGACGACGGCCCCAAGACTAAGTTACACCACAAATGCCTCGCTTTCCGCACTGAGTCTTATAGTATCTATGCCCAGTCCTCCGCCTCCTATGGCTTGGAGGTCATAGGGACAATTTCCTGCATGGTAGATGGGAAACAACTGTCTCGCGTTGGTGAAATCAACTATTCACATCCACACTGCCATGGAAACCCTGTGACTGAATTTCTTAATCGCTATGGAGAGCCATTGAAGCAGCGCCAACATCTAGAACGCCCTGGGTGGGACAAGTCAGCGTCATGGGTTATGGAAATCCCTGCATTTGCCAGTCGAGACTATGCGACAGTGTCTACCGATAATAATCCTATCCATGTGTGTTCCATCTTTGCAGGTTTGGCACGACTTTCAGAACCCATTGTTCATGGCATGTATACATCGGCCTTTGTACGAAGAGAACTGGAGAATCGCCTGGCAGAGTCTGACCGTTCCCGTTTCCGCCGGTGGTACACATCATTTGAAAGCCCTGTCCATGAAGGTGATGCCCTGCGCGTCGAGGTCGAGCATACTTCGATGGTTCAAGGGCGCATGGTCTTCAATGTGCATGTTTTCAATAATGCCAGCAATGAAATTGTGATGAAAGCTGAAGCTGAAGTTGAGCAACCGCCGACAGCCTATCTTTTCTGTGGCCAGGGAAGCCAGGAAAAGGGCATGGGGATGACACTATATGACAATGATGAGGCAGCACGAGAAATTTGGGACAGAGGGGATCGTTACCTTCTTGATCGTTATG GTTTCTCCGTGATTGATGTCATCCGGCAAAATCCATCGAAATTGACCGTACACTTCCGAACTGCAAAAGGACGCCGCGTGCGTGAGAACTATCTTGCGATTACCCGTCGAGTAGTCGAGAATGGGCGTGAAGTTCAGGTTCCCATTATGGCGGGATTGACCCCTGAATCCGAATCGTATACATTTCACAACCCAACTGGGCTGCTCTTCTCCACCCAATTCGCCCAACCTGCCATCAGTTTGATGAATCTTGCCGAGATGGCCCGACTTGAATCAAGAGGGCTGGTACAAAGTGATGCTACCTTCGCTGGACACTCTCTAGGCGAATACAGTGCGCTTGCTGCTTGTGCTGGCGTCCTGTCGGTGGAGGATCTGATTGCCCTTACCTTTTACCGTGGTGTGGTGATGCAAAATATGATGGATGGTGATACCACGGGGCAAACGGACTTTTCTATGGTCGCCGTTAACCCGTCAAGGGTCAAAAAAG ATTTTACACAGGAGTCTCTCATTATCCTCACCAAACAAATAAGTTCCAACATGGGTCTCCTTCTCGAAGTTGTCAACTACAATGTCTATCAACAACAATATGTCTGCGCTGGTCAC CTACAAGCCCTTTGGCTACTGGGAAAAGTCTGTGATCACTTAGCCAATGATACAAGAGCTGGGACAGACACCCCTGAGGCTCTACTTGAAATTGTACAGCGACATGAGCCAGCAGCCAGAAGCCAAAAAGCCCCTGTCCAGCTTGATCGTGGAAAGGCAACTGTCCCTCTCCTTGGTATTAATGTTCCCTTCCACTCTAGCTATCTACAGGGCGGCATTGACACTTACCGGGAATACCTTAAAGACAAGATTAAGGAGGAGAAGATTGACCCTCTTCGGCTGGTAGGCAAATTCGTTCCAAACGTGATGGGAAAGCCATTTTCTGTACAAAAGCCCTATGTTGAGGATGTGGCTCGGGTTACAGGGAGTCGGGTCTTGCAGCAGATGCTGGAGAGCTGGGCTTAA